The Glycine soja cultivar W05 chromosome 8, ASM419377v2, whole genome shotgun sequence genome has a window encoding:
- the LOC114424487 gene encoding anthocyanidin 3-O-glucoside 2''-O-glucosyltransferase-like codes for MMSSNTSLFHVAMYPWFALGHLTSFLHISNKLAERGHKISFLMPKNTIPRLSHFNLHPHLIFFVPITVPHVDGLPLGSETTSDLPNYSKHSLLMTAMDLTEPVIETCLKHLKPHMVFFDFTHWLPALACKLGIKALHYCTISPATVGYLISPERKLLLEKNSLTEADLINPPPSFPPSSTIRLHPHEARELATAAVKNYGNGGISFVERQLISFASCHAVVFKTCREMEGPYCDYLERQMRKQVFLAGPVLPDTPLRSKLEEKWVTWLGSFKPKTVIFCAFGSECFLKSDQFKELLLGFELTGMPFLAALKPPIGAEAIESALPEGFNERTKGRGVVHGDWVQQLLILSHPSVGCFVTHCGSGSLTEAMVNECQLVLLPHAGDQFINARIMSGDLKVGVEVEKSEDGLFTREAVCKVLRAVMDSDSEVGQMVRTNHAKWRKFLFSKGLENSYVDHFNQNLHSLLRS; via the coding sequence ATGATGAGTAGCAACACCAGCTTATTTCATGTTGCAATGTATCCATGGTTTGCCCTAGGCCATCTTACATCATTCCTTCACATCTCCAACAAACTTGCCGAACGTGGCCACAAGATTTCATTCCTCATGCCCAAAAACACCATCCCCAGATTGAGCCATTTCAATCTCCACCCACATCTCATCTTCTTTGTTCCGATCACCGTTCCGCACGTCGACGGCCTCCCTCTCGGCTCCGAGACTACTTCAGACCTCCCCAATTACTCAAAGCACTCCCTTCTCATGACCGCAATGGACCTCACTGAGCCTGTTATTGAAACTTGTCTGAAACATCTTAAACCCCACATGGTCTTTTTTGACTTCACACATTGGTTACCTGCATTGGCATGCAAGTTAGGCATCAAGGCTTTGCATTACTGCACAATAAGCCCTGCCACTGTAGGGTATCTTATAAGCCCTGAAAGAAAACTTCTCCTTGAGAAGAATTCATTAACAGAAGCTGATCTCATAAACCCTCCACCAAGCTTTCCACCTTCATCAACCATAAGGCTACACCCTCACGAAGCAAGAGAGTTAGCCACTGCTGCTGTAAAGAACTACGGCAATGGGGGCATTTCATTTGTGGAGCGCCAATTGATCTCTTTTGCCAGCTGCCACGCCGTGGTTTTCAAAACCTGCAGAGAAATGGAAGGGCCCTATTGTGATTATCTTGAAAGACAAATGAGAAAGCAAGTGTTTTTGGCAGGACCGGTTTTGCCGGACACACCGTTAAGGTCGAAGCTGGAAGAAAAATGGGTGACTTGGCTGGGAAGTTTCAAGCCCAAAACAGTGATTTTCTGTGCCTTTGGAAGTGAATGCTTTTTGAAGAGTGATCAATTTAAGGAACTTTTGTTGGGTTTTGAACTCACAGGAATGCCTTTCCTGGCTGCATTAAAACCCCCTATTGGAGCTGAAGCAATAGAATCAGCTTTGCCTGAAGGGTTTAATGAGAGAACAAAGGGAAGAGGGGTGGTACATGGGGATTGGGTTCAGCAGCTATTGATCTTGAGTCACCCATCTGTGGGTTGCTTTGTGACTCATTGTGGGTCTGGGTCATTAACAGAGGCTATGGTAAATGAGTGTCAATTGGTACTGTTGCCCCATGCAGGAGATCAATTTATCAATGCAAGAATAATGAGTGGAGACTTGAAAGTGGGAGTGGAGGTTGAGAAAAGTGAAGATGGACTGTTTACTAGGGAAGCTGTGTGCAAGGTATTGAGAGCTGTGATGGACAGTGATAGTGAAGTGGGTCAAATGGTGAGAACCAATCATGCTAAATGGAGGAAGTTCTTGTTCAGTAAAGGGCTAGAAAACTCTTATGTGGACCATTTCAATCAGAACCTGCATAGTCTGCTCAGATCTTGA
- the LOC114423551 gene encoding uncharacterized protein LOC114423551 isoform X1, producing MGKRKERRRLAAISNAGRRVKLDLFAEPSGELGGSTLQGDAGGDTDSQHRDGLPNSPSSSGQQPQNPLLLLGQYSDDEGDDGSSKGLNDANVQSPMLNEEAKGIFDEGSKDLDISVPVDLVAQNNGQQNTIQNSTSLDVGYSERNESDGAAGNLQNEIVSKDQIYVSESFDEQVLTDVGLGWKMVMHEESQRYYYWNIETGETSWEVPQVLAHEDQLANDSIPHASVNDKTESAAVGDNSNVHSAVLQDTSAAFIIDGSLETTVTSHKELYGHRSQINGDSVECTNQNQISDVNGNELTRNDGHMSLSDEGHHSSVSKFGDEEQQQLDIDFPSRLVKQSESLLERLKSLKKSKENLLGQDFLSKYMLEIEIRLSDIRSLASYGSSLLPFWEHSDRKIKLLESLITDDLMQIGNSSHDEVEDKHVPVSEELADQLNGMGHESEVDNNKNEGSPLTSNVSNESQDDASAAVLKDINNKISANGQHVALSNSPGSHMETDVEINSKVEAIINPQEPIHKHGYNVGEDVDMDVDMEVEDMNSSGNTTVIDVPVAKDSMHIDQLVQLNPPVDYLSVLPEEGEFVPPPPDDEWIPPPPPDNEHVPPPPPPDNDQVPPPPGDPLAPSYSVLPSYTETGQPLSYAQYSLSYPGVAPEYYGQAAAEVPSSNIYGQIAMPPAHIYYNSAIPNMYSENPQVMIDPAGTVAYYEVQDGAVSKSIPTINFNDSGVGGADWASSDGPSTSSSIHAPATVSVDEGVSLPPATAESAAENNASSLVPKAQTKVVRNRKRAVAVGSSLKSNKKVSSLVDKWKAAKEELLEEEEEPDSVYEVLERKRQREIEEWHAKQIASGEAKDNANFQPLGGDWREKVKRRRAQAAKESVSTPQDAIEHNQQQPDPSEHSKGLPTNWQAYWDDSTKQIYYGNTVTSETTWTKPTR from the exons ATGGGGAAAAGAAAAGAGCGTCGTCGCCTCGCCGCTATCAGCAACGCCGGTCGCAGAGTCAAACTCGATCTTTTCGCGGAACCCTCTG GAGAGTTGGGTGGCTCCACTCTACAAGGTGATGCTGGAGGAGATACTGATTCTCAACATCGTGATGGGTTACCCAATTCACCCTCTTCTTCAG GTCAACAACCACAGAATCCCCTGCTGTTACTTGGGCAATATAGTGATGATGAAGGGGATGATGGATCAAGCAAAGGGCTTAATGATGCAAATGTGCAAAGCCCCATGCTTAATGAAGAG gCTAAGGGTATATTTGATGAAGGAtccaaagatttggacatcagTGTCCCAGTAGATCTTGTTGCTCAGAATAATGGACAGCAAAATACAATACAAAATTCTACTTCACTTGATGTTGGGTACagtgaaagaaatgaaagtgaTGGTGCTGCTGGTAATTTGCAAAATGAAATCGTTTCCAAAGATCAAATATATGTTTCTGAAAGTTTTGATGAACAAGTTCTCACTGATGTTGGTTTGGGATGGAAGATGGTGATGCACGAGGAAAGTCAACGCTATTATTACTGGAACATTGAAACTGGGGAAACTTCATGGGAAGTGCCTCAGGTCCTGGCTCATGAAGATCAGTTGGCTAATGACTCAATACCTCATGCTTCTGTCAATGATAAAACAGAGAGTGCTGCTGTTGGTGATAATTCCAATGTGCACTCGGCTGTGTTGCAGGACACTTCTGCTGCTTTCATAATCGATGGTTCATTGGAAACCACAGTGACTTCTCATAAAGAATTGTATGGTCACAGGTCCCAAATTAATGGAGATAGTGTTGAATGTACAAATCAAAATCAGATTTCTGATGTTAATGGAAATGAATTGACAAGAAATGATGGTCATATGAGTTTATCTGATGAGGGACACCATTCATCTGTTTCCAAGTTTGGTGATGAAGAACAACAGCAATTGGACATTGATTTTCCTTCTCGTCTTGTCAAACAAAGTGAGAGTTTGTTAGAGAGGCTGAAATCACTGAAAAA GTCAAAGGAGAATTTGCTAGGCCAGGACTTCTTGTCAAAGTATATGCTAGAGATTGAGATTAGGCTCTCTGATATTAGGTCTCTTGCATCATATGGATCATCTTTGCTTCCATTCTGGGAGCATTCTGACAGAAAGATAAAATTGCTTGAAAGTTTAATCAccgatgatttgatgcaaattggTAATTCTTCACATGATGAAGTTGAGGATAAACATGTCCCTGTCTCTGAAGAATTGGCTGACCAACTGAATGGCATGGGACATGAGTCAGAGGTAGATAATAATAAGAACGAAGGGAGCCCTCTTACTTCTAATGTTTCTAATGAATCTCAGGATGATGCTTCGGCTGCAGTTCTAAAAGAtatcaacaataaaatttcTGCCAATGGTCAGCATGTTGCATTGTCTAATTCTCCTGGTAGTCACATGGAAACAGATGTAGAAATTAATTCAAAAGTTGAAGCAATTATTAATCCTCAGGAACCAATTCATAAACATGGGTATAACGTTGGGGAAGATGTTGATATGGATGTGGACATGGAAGTTGAAGATATGAATTCCTCAGGCAATACTACTGTCATCGATGTACCTGTTGCAAAGGATTCCATGCACATAGATCAACTGGTTCAGTTGAATCCACCCGTTGACTACCTTTCTGTGTTGCCTGAGGAGGGTGAATTTGTTCCTCCTCCACCAGATGATGAATGGATTCCTCCTCCACCGCCTGATAATGAGCATGtgcctccaccaccaccgccagaCAATGATCAGGTGCCCCCTCCACCTGGTGATCCACTAGCACCTTCTTATAGTGTTCTCCCATCTTACACAGAGACAGGGCAACCCCTTTCTTATGCTCAATATAGTCTATCTTATCCTGGTGTTGCTCCTGAGTATTATGGGCAGGCAGCTGCTGAAGTCCCAAGCAGTAATATATATGGACAAATTGCTATGCCACCTGCTCATATCTACTATAATAGTGCAATTCCTAACATGTATAGTGAAAATCCTCAAGTTATGATCGATCCAGCTGGCACTGTTGCTTATTATGAGGTTCAAGATG GAGCTGTTTCAAAGTCCATTCCCACTATCAATTTTAATGATTCTGGTGTTGGTGGGGCTGACTGGGCATCTAGTGATGGTCCATCTACCTCATCTAGCATCCATGCACCTGCAACTGTTTCAGTTGACGAAGGTGTCTCATTGCCTCCTGCTACTGCCGAATCTGCTGCAGAAAACAATGCATCGTCATTAGTTCCTAAAGCCCAAACAAAAG TTGTACGCAATAGGAAGCGAGCAGTTGCAGTTGGATCCTCATTAAAATCTAATAAGAAGGTTTCAAGTTTAGTAGATAAG tggaAGGCAGCTAAAGAGGAGTTGCTCGAAGAGGAGGAAGAACCTGATAGTGTGTATGAGGTCTTAGAAAGAAAGCGTCAAAGGGAAATAGAG GAGTGGCATGCCAAGCAAATTGCAAGTGGAGAGGCCAAAGATAATGCTAATTTTCAGCCTCTAGGTGGTGATTG GCGAGAGAAGGTCAAACGCAGGAGAGCACAAGCAGCAAAAGAATCTGTTAGTACACCGCAGGATGCAATTGAGCATAACCAGCAGCAACCTGATCCGAGTGAACACTCAAAGGGTCTCCCAACTAATTGGCAG GCTTACTGGGACGATAGCACAAAGCAGATTTATTATGGTAACACTGTAACGTCGGAGACAACATGGACTAAGCCAACAAGATGA
- the LOC114423550 gene encoding protein FERTILITY RESTORER RF2, mitochondrial-like, whose product MLATSAVASLPVLPPVRRGGHHIEQNVVSTLSFPRRLLTTNNSIPLSGTQFPFGRRAHSTHTATIICAAALNARCGAEQTQTVTRQAPTITHVPGKEKSPQLDDGGTGFPPRDDDDGGGGGGGGGGNWSGGFFFFGFLAFLGFLKDKETDDTYRDDRRR is encoded by the exons ATGTTGGCTACTAGTGCAGTTGCATCTTTGCCCGTATTACCACCAG TGAGAAGAGGTGGCCACCACATTGAACAGAATGTTGTTTCCACATTGAGCTTTCCAAGACGATTACTGACAACTAATAATTCAATACCTCTGAGTGGTACACAGTTTCCATTTGGCAGAAGAGCTCATTCTACTCACACAGCAACTATAATATGTGCTGCAGCTTTG AATGCAAGATGTGGTGCAGAGCAAACCCAAACCGTTACTCGCCAGGCTCCTACAATTACTCATGTTCCTG GCAAGGAGAAGTCGCCACAACTTGACGATGGTGGAACTGGATTTCCACCtcgtgatgatgatgatggcgGTGGTGGAGGAGGTGGAGGCGGAGGCAACTGGTCTGGTGGATTCTTCTTTTTTGGGTTTCTTGCTTTTCTTGGCTTCTTAAAGGATAAGGAAACTGATGACACATACAGGGATGACCGAAGAAGGTGA
- the LOC114423551 gene encoding uncharacterized protein LOC114423551 isoform X2 encodes MLNEEAKGIFDEGSKDLDISVPVDLVAQNNGQQNTIQNSTSLDVGYSERNESDGAAGNLQNEIVSKDQIYVSESFDEQVLTDVGLGWKMVMHEESQRYYYWNIETGETSWEVPQVLAHEDQLANDSIPHASVNDKTESAAVGDNSNVHSAVLQDTSAAFIIDGSLETTVTSHKELYGHRSQINGDSVECTNQNQISDVNGNELTRNDGHMSLSDEGHHSSVSKFGDEEQQQLDIDFPSRLVKQSESLLERLKSLKKSKENLLGQDFLSKYMLEIEIRLSDIRSLASYGSSLLPFWEHSDRKIKLLESLITDDLMQIGNSSHDEVEDKHVPVSEELADQLNGMGHESEVDNNKNEGSPLTSNVSNESQDDASAAVLKDINNKISANGQHVALSNSPGSHMETDVEINSKVEAIINPQEPIHKHGYNVGEDVDMDVDMEVEDMNSSGNTTVIDVPVAKDSMHIDQLVQLNPPVDYLSVLPEEGEFVPPPPDDEWIPPPPPDNEHVPPPPPPDNDQVPPPPGDPLAPSYSVLPSYTETGQPLSYAQYSLSYPGVAPEYYGQAAAEVPSSNIYGQIAMPPAHIYYNSAIPNMYSENPQVMIDPAGTVAYYEVQDGAVSKSIPTINFNDSGVGGADWASSDGPSTSSSIHAPATVSVDEGVSLPPATAESAAENNASSLVPKAQTKVVRNRKRAVAVGSSLKSNKKVSSLVDKWKAAKEELLEEEEEPDSVYEVLERKRQREIEEWHAKQIASGEAKDNANFQPLGGDWREKVKRRRAQAAKESVSTPQDAIEHNQQQPDPSEHSKGLPTNWQAYWDDSTKQIYYGNTVTSETTWTKPTR; translated from the exons ATGCTTAATGAAGAG gCTAAGGGTATATTTGATGAAGGAtccaaagatttggacatcagTGTCCCAGTAGATCTTGTTGCTCAGAATAATGGACAGCAAAATACAATACAAAATTCTACTTCACTTGATGTTGGGTACagtgaaagaaatgaaagtgaTGGTGCTGCTGGTAATTTGCAAAATGAAATCGTTTCCAAAGATCAAATATATGTTTCTGAAAGTTTTGATGAACAAGTTCTCACTGATGTTGGTTTGGGATGGAAGATGGTGATGCACGAGGAAAGTCAACGCTATTATTACTGGAACATTGAAACTGGGGAAACTTCATGGGAAGTGCCTCAGGTCCTGGCTCATGAAGATCAGTTGGCTAATGACTCAATACCTCATGCTTCTGTCAATGATAAAACAGAGAGTGCTGCTGTTGGTGATAATTCCAATGTGCACTCGGCTGTGTTGCAGGACACTTCTGCTGCTTTCATAATCGATGGTTCATTGGAAACCACAGTGACTTCTCATAAAGAATTGTATGGTCACAGGTCCCAAATTAATGGAGATAGTGTTGAATGTACAAATCAAAATCAGATTTCTGATGTTAATGGAAATGAATTGACAAGAAATGATGGTCATATGAGTTTATCTGATGAGGGACACCATTCATCTGTTTCCAAGTTTGGTGATGAAGAACAACAGCAATTGGACATTGATTTTCCTTCTCGTCTTGTCAAACAAAGTGAGAGTTTGTTAGAGAGGCTGAAATCACTGAAAAA GTCAAAGGAGAATTTGCTAGGCCAGGACTTCTTGTCAAAGTATATGCTAGAGATTGAGATTAGGCTCTCTGATATTAGGTCTCTTGCATCATATGGATCATCTTTGCTTCCATTCTGGGAGCATTCTGACAGAAAGATAAAATTGCTTGAAAGTTTAATCAccgatgatttgatgcaaattggTAATTCTTCACATGATGAAGTTGAGGATAAACATGTCCCTGTCTCTGAAGAATTGGCTGACCAACTGAATGGCATGGGACATGAGTCAGAGGTAGATAATAATAAGAACGAAGGGAGCCCTCTTACTTCTAATGTTTCTAATGAATCTCAGGATGATGCTTCGGCTGCAGTTCTAAAAGAtatcaacaataaaatttcTGCCAATGGTCAGCATGTTGCATTGTCTAATTCTCCTGGTAGTCACATGGAAACAGATGTAGAAATTAATTCAAAAGTTGAAGCAATTATTAATCCTCAGGAACCAATTCATAAACATGGGTATAACGTTGGGGAAGATGTTGATATGGATGTGGACATGGAAGTTGAAGATATGAATTCCTCAGGCAATACTACTGTCATCGATGTACCTGTTGCAAAGGATTCCATGCACATAGATCAACTGGTTCAGTTGAATCCACCCGTTGACTACCTTTCTGTGTTGCCTGAGGAGGGTGAATTTGTTCCTCCTCCACCAGATGATGAATGGATTCCTCCTCCACCGCCTGATAATGAGCATGtgcctccaccaccaccgccagaCAATGATCAGGTGCCCCCTCCACCTGGTGATCCACTAGCACCTTCTTATAGTGTTCTCCCATCTTACACAGAGACAGGGCAACCCCTTTCTTATGCTCAATATAGTCTATCTTATCCTGGTGTTGCTCCTGAGTATTATGGGCAGGCAGCTGCTGAAGTCCCAAGCAGTAATATATATGGACAAATTGCTATGCCACCTGCTCATATCTACTATAATAGTGCAATTCCTAACATGTATAGTGAAAATCCTCAAGTTATGATCGATCCAGCTGGCACTGTTGCTTATTATGAGGTTCAAGATG GAGCTGTTTCAAAGTCCATTCCCACTATCAATTTTAATGATTCTGGTGTTGGTGGGGCTGACTGGGCATCTAGTGATGGTCCATCTACCTCATCTAGCATCCATGCACCTGCAACTGTTTCAGTTGACGAAGGTGTCTCATTGCCTCCTGCTACTGCCGAATCTGCTGCAGAAAACAATGCATCGTCATTAGTTCCTAAAGCCCAAACAAAAG TTGTACGCAATAGGAAGCGAGCAGTTGCAGTTGGATCCTCATTAAAATCTAATAAGAAGGTTTCAAGTTTAGTAGATAAG tggaAGGCAGCTAAAGAGGAGTTGCTCGAAGAGGAGGAAGAACCTGATAGTGTGTATGAGGTCTTAGAAAGAAAGCGTCAAAGGGAAATAGAG GAGTGGCATGCCAAGCAAATTGCAAGTGGAGAGGCCAAAGATAATGCTAATTTTCAGCCTCTAGGTGGTGATTG GCGAGAGAAGGTCAAACGCAGGAGAGCACAAGCAGCAAAAGAATCTGTTAGTACACCGCAGGATGCAATTGAGCATAACCAGCAGCAACCTGATCCGAGTGAACACTCAAAGGGTCTCCCAACTAATTGGCAG GCTTACTGGGACGATAGCACAAAGCAGATTTATTATGGTAACACTGTAACGTCGGAGACAACATGGACTAAGCCAACAAGATGA